A single window of Pectobacterium parmentieri DNA harbors:
- a CDS encoding ATP-dependent nuclease: MYLAQLTISNFRKLQKAELEFQPGLNVLVGANNVGKTAVVDALRALLAGHDEPYPRLNVDDVHRPRGVTPAGDIMFQYVFRDLDEDNEADFLPALKIDTAGKAEAHISIRYAEADKIGRLRAKRWCGDHEDVGLTSDMMENLRGVYLPPLRDASQSLKPSRSSQLARLFHLLSDDAGRDDINEALKKLDEELKKHTPITNTYTAIKGLHDTMLGPQLAQLLELGLSGTDFQRLASRLSLMVDAFEIEQNGLGFNNLIFMAVVLSELAKNPESSYRSLIVEEPEAHLHPQLQAVLLSYLETLKATDSEKPVQLFVTSHSPNFASIAHINSLTCLVDTGSAVETFFPRDIDFGKGKREKLERYLDVTRAEIFFARRVIFVEGAAELMLVSQLAEKAGYKLREHGVSLISVEGLNFDSFLPLFGEKALKIPVSVITDADPVDTPADGESESQALYPALGDVVKVSDNTAKMKENEDAFVKVFHGVKTLEYDLALHEANRLAMLSALKEFHPKIGETVEASVNAASGDAEKARILFSGMFERKQNNVQKGRFGQALAQVLADGGTCVIPEYILNAIKHACQKAHARP, translated from the coding sequence ATGTATTTGGCACAGTTGACGATTTCGAACTTCAGAAAGCTACAGAAGGCAGAACTGGAGTTCCAACCCGGCCTAAACGTCTTGGTTGGTGCAAACAACGTTGGAAAGACCGCTGTCGTCGATGCTCTGCGAGCACTACTAGCGGGACATGACGAACCCTATCCCCGGCTCAATGTTGACGACGTCCATCGACCTCGTGGAGTGACACCGGCTGGAGACATCATGTTTCAGTACGTGTTTCGTGATCTTGACGAAGACAATGAAGCTGACTTTCTTCCAGCGCTGAAAATCGACACAGCTGGCAAGGCCGAGGCACACATCTCCATTCGGTACGCAGAGGCCGACAAGATCGGCCGGCTACGCGCTAAACGCTGGTGCGGGGATCATGAAGATGTGGGGCTGACCTCAGACATGATGGAGAACCTGCGCGGGGTGTATTTGCCGCCATTGCGCGATGCATCTCAGAGCCTGAAACCCAGTCGCAGCAGCCAACTGGCCAGACTGTTCCATCTGCTATCCGACGACGCCGGACGCGATGACATCAATGAAGCACTGAAGAAGCTCGATGAAGAACTGAAAAAACATACGCCGATCACCAACACATATACCGCAATCAAAGGCCTACACGACACCATGCTCGGCCCCCAACTTGCACAGCTTCTAGAATTGGGATTGAGCGGAACCGATTTTCAGCGATTGGCCTCGCGCTTATCACTGATGGTTGATGCCTTCGAAATCGAGCAGAACGGCCTTGGCTTCAACAATCTGATTTTCATGGCGGTTGTTCTGAGCGAACTGGCAAAGAACCCGGAGTCGAGCTATCGTAGCCTCATCGTCGAGGAGCCCGAAGCACATTTGCATCCCCAACTTCAGGCCGTCTTGTTGAGCTACTTGGAGACGCTGAAGGCCACCGATAGCGAGAAGCCAGTTCAGCTCTTCGTTACGAGCCATTCACCTAATTTCGCCAGCATCGCCCATATCAACAGCCTGACCTGCCTAGTGGACACAGGTAGCGCAGTCGAAACCTTCTTCCCCCGCGACATAGACTTTGGGAAAGGAAAGCGAGAAAAGCTGGAGCGCTACCTTGACGTGACACGCGCAGAGATCTTCTTTGCCCGCAGAGTCATTTTTGTCGAAGGCGCTGCTGAACTGATGTTGGTCAGCCAGTTGGCCGAGAAGGCCGGGTACAAGCTGCGCGAGCATGGCGTCAGCCTGATTAGCGTTGAGGGCCTGAACTTTGATTCCTTCCTTCCGCTGTTCGGTGAAAAGGCATTGAAGATCCCCGTATCCGTCATTACCGATGCAGATCCTGTGGATACGCCCGCTGACGGCGAAAGCGAGTCGCAGGCGCTATATCCGGCCCTCGGTGACGTTGTCAAGGTATCCGACAACACGGCCAAGATGAAGGAAAACGAAGATGCCTTCGTGAAGGTTTTTCACGGTGTGAAGACCTTGGAGTACGACCTGGCGCTGCACGAAGCCAATCGCTTGGCCATGCTGAGCGCACTCAAGGAGTTTCACCCAAAGATCGGGGAGACCGTTGAGGCTTCTGTCAATGCGGCAAGCGGCGATGCTGAAAAGGCGCGCATCTTGTTCAGCGGCATGTTTGAACGTAAGCAGAATAATGTCCAGAAAGGACGATTCGGCCAAGCTTTGGCGCAAGTGTTGGCTGACGGCGGGACTTGTGTCATACCCGAATACATACTGAACGCCATCAAACATGCTTGCCAAAAGGCACATGCGCGCCCATGA
- a CDS encoding serine/threonine-protein kinase, with protein MLIAGRYQFDGNYISGGMATVLPCQDKVLSRNVAIKIMPGAASERRIRDEVSALLKMRSKHVVQIYDIFPTENEGLAIVQEFISGFDLFDKRLFPKTKGEYLRLLWQMASGLADIHDLKIIHRDIKPNNMKVDNEGVLKIFDFGLARDEGEGASTMGFVGTPGFAAPELYADNPKFTAAVDVYAFGASALYLAMGDLPSDLKYRPPKLDANDFFEEIRFDLRDELRSSLNSCLSKSPKNRPPMREVRDLLAKNILHDTHRALVVFDGKSTFLNGKNRSVSLNAHGLGQIKIQYDGFDFRAVEISGEVFINNRAVSNNFAIPGACVVTLGAPEKKNQRKYITFDLSHPEIVL; from the coding sequence ATGCTTATTGCTGGTCGCTATCAATTCGATGGAAACTACATTTCTGGCGGAATGGCAACAGTTTTGCCATGTCAAGATAAGGTATTATCGCGAAATGTGGCAATAAAAATAATGCCAGGAGCTGCAAGTGAGCGACGCATACGAGACGAAGTCTCAGCACTACTAAAAATGCGCTCCAAACATGTTGTTCAGATATACGACATCTTCCCCACAGAAAATGAGGGCTTGGCAATTGTCCAAGAATTTATCTCTGGATTTGATTTGTTTGATAAACGATTATTCCCAAAAACCAAAGGAGAATATCTAAGACTTCTCTGGCAGATGGCTTCTGGATTGGCTGATATCCATGATCTAAAAATAATTCATAGAGATATTAAGCCAAACAACATGAAAGTGGATAATGAAGGGGTTTTGAAAATATTCGACTTTGGTCTAGCGCGCGATGAAGGAGAAGGTGCTAGCACGATGGGATTCGTCGGAACGCCGGGATTTGCAGCTCCTGAACTATATGCAGATAACCCAAAATTCACTGCGGCCGTAGATGTTTATGCGTTTGGTGCCAGCGCACTATATCTTGCAATGGGCGACCTACCCAGCGATCTGAAATATCGTCCACCAAAGCTTGATGCCAATGATTTTTTCGAAGAAATAAGATTTGATTTACGAGATGAGCTCCGAAGTTCATTGAATTCGTGTCTCTCTAAATCTCCCAAAAATCGGCCACCAATGAGGGAGGTAAGAGATTTACTCGCGAAAAATATCCTTCACGACACCCACAGAGCGCTTGTGGTTTTCGATGGAAAATCGACATTTTTGAATGGAAAAAATCGCTCGGTCAGCTTAAATGCTCATGGTCTTGGTCAGATAAAAATTCAATATGATGGGTTTGATTTTAGAGCAGTAGAAATTTCAGGCGAAGTTTTTATAAACAATCGAGCGGTAAGCAATAACTTCGCAATTCCGGGTGCTTGTGTGGTAACCCTTGGGGCGCCAGAGAAAAAAAATCAACGAAAATACATAACATTCGACCTTTCGCATCCGGAGATTGTGCTATGA
- a CDS encoding DUF3772 domain-containing protein yields the protein MNILSSAFLRICLLTMLMLPAGYAAAANAGSDPDPQPAQTDAPVKINVDAELIKLQKQLDSIKQQVSGTNNDSKFGALNDTTQELVNSASELSNAVAPLRAQIQAQLDVLGPAPEPGSSLNETSEVTRKRNSLNAQKAKMDAQIEQIQALRTSAANLSAQIVTLRRSALKTQLALNSGSILGGRFWAPLAAPQTEDVRRLSTFQDQLSDAFMVAWEPDWRYGSAFLILIAMAMSSAGRRYLEKYLAWAGIHWLPEGRLRRSFLATASVISTVVTIGIAANLIDFTFTRHGEATERVVSFLDALVRQAIFCSMIAGLGRAFLSNKRPSWRLPAIANPVAKAMKPFPVVAAGIILIFGFIEQVTATVGTSVAATIMVNGLSALFLAFTAGTITLKSDQIRRQMVHSGEQPEARSTLSGVIHLAVLATSFSILVSLVIGYISLARFLAFELVWIGMVFSCLYLFSTFITDICESIFSPHNASGKRMKNSLNLDDRHLAQATLLLSASGKVFLILMAAVALLNGTFGTTTPLELVQKAAEIWGGKGLETLSIVPAHLVNAVLFLVVGVYVLRSSKRWLEDEFLPKTTLERGIRASLVTLFSNIGYILIILLTLATLGIQWNKLAWIVSALSVGIGFGLQEIVKNFISGLILLTERPVKVGDSVSISGVEGDIRRINVRATEIQLGDRSTVIVPNSQFISQNVRNITMGNPFGVATLALTFPLDIDPEEVRSLLLDAYINHDAILESPAPSVKFSQLTPTGMVLSVTGYVSSPRMVSEAKSDLLFEIIKRLRASNIPLAVPQKMVLENSGVALTDGTSGEDK from the coding sequence ATGAACATTCTTTCATCCGCATTTTTACGCATTTGTCTATTGACGATGTTAATGCTGCCTGCTGGATATGCAGCGGCGGCGAATGCGGGTTCTGACCCAGATCCACAGCCCGCTCAGACTGATGCACCAGTAAAAATTAATGTTGATGCCGAGTTGATCAAGCTGCAAAAACAGTTGGATAGCATCAAGCAGCAAGTCTCAGGTACCAATAACGACAGCAAATTTGGTGCGTTGAATGACACGACACAGGAACTGGTGAATAGCGCCAGCGAGCTTTCTAATGCGGTTGCGCCGCTACGTGCTCAAATTCAGGCTCAGTTGGATGTATTAGGGCCTGCACCAGAGCCTGGTTCCAGTCTTAATGAAACCAGTGAAGTGACGCGTAAGCGCAATAGCCTGAATGCGCAAAAAGCAAAAATGGATGCGCAGATCGAACAAATTCAGGCTTTACGCACCAGTGCGGCTAATCTGTCGGCGCAAATCGTTACTCTGCGCCGTAGCGCACTGAAAACACAGTTGGCATTGAACTCCGGCAGCATTTTGGGCGGGCGTTTCTGGGCTCCGCTTGCGGCACCGCAGACCGAGGATGTTCGCCGGCTGAGTACTTTTCAAGATCAATTAAGCGATGCTTTTATGGTAGCTTGGGAACCGGACTGGCGTTACGGCTCTGCGTTCCTGATTCTGATTGCAATGGCGATGAGTTCGGCAGGGCGACGGTATCTGGAAAAGTATCTGGCTTGGGCGGGGATCCACTGGTTACCGGAAGGGCGCTTGCGGAGGAGTTTCTTGGCCACGGCATCGGTTATTTCAACCGTGGTAACGATCGGTATTGCGGCAAATTTAATCGATTTTACGTTCACGCGTCATGGCGAGGCGACAGAACGCGTAGTGTCGTTCCTTGATGCGCTGGTGAGACAGGCAATCTTCTGTTCGATGATTGCTGGGCTGGGGCGAGCATTTCTGTCAAATAAACGCCCTTCGTGGCGTTTACCCGCGATTGCGAATCCAGTCGCAAAGGCCATGAAACCGTTTCCTGTGGTTGCCGCTGGCATTATTCTGATCTTCGGTTTTATTGAACAGGTGACGGCGACAGTAGGGACATCGGTTGCGGCAACCATTATGGTGAACGGTTTATCTGCACTGTTCTTAGCCTTCACCGCAGGGACGATCACGCTGAAAAGCGATCAAATTCGTCGGCAGATGGTGCATTCAGGGGAACAACCGGAAGCGCGTTCGACGCTATCTGGCGTTATCCACCTTGCGGTATTGGCGACGTCATTCTCAATACTGGTGTCGTTGGTCATCGGTTATATCTCACTGGCTCGTTTCCTGGCGTTCGAGCTAGTGTGGATTGGCATGGTGTTCTCCTGCCTGTATTTGTTTTCAACGTTTATTACCGATATCTGCGAAAGTATCTTCTCCCCCCATAATGCCAGTGGCAAGCGGATGAAAAATTCGCTCAATCTGGACGATCGGCATCTGGCTCAAGCTACATTGCTTCTGTCGGCTAGCGGTAAAGTCTTTTTAATTTTGATGGCGGCTGTTGCTTTACTAAACGGTACGTTTGGCACGACTACGCCACTGGAATTGGTGCAAAAAGCCGCTGAGATTTGGGGAGGGAAAGGGCTGGAAACATTGAGCATCGTGCCTGCTCATCTGGTTAACGCAGTGCTCTTTTTGGTGGTAGGAGTTTATGTTTTACGCTCTTCAAAACGCTGGCTGGAGGACGAGTTTCTTCCTAAAACGACGTTAGAACGTGGGATCCGTGCATCGCTGGTGACGCTGTTTAGCAACATCGGCTATATCCTGATTATTCTGCTGACGTTGGCGACATTGGGGATTCAATGGAACAAGCTAGCGTGGATTGTCAGTGCGTTGTCGGTGGGTATCGGTTTTGGCTTACAGGAGATAGTGAAGAACTTTATCTCTGGCCTGATTCTGTTGACGGAACGCCCGGTGAAAGTAGGGGACTCGGTCAGTATCAGCGGAGTCGAAGGAGATATCCGTCGGATTAACGTGCGTGCGACGGAAATTCAATTGGGCGACCGTTCGACGGTAATTGTGCCGAACTCGCAATTCATCTCACAGAATGTGCGCAATATTACCATGGGGAACCCCTTTGGGGTTGCGACGCTGGCGCTGACGTTCCCGTTGGATATCGATCCTGAAGAAGTCCGATCCCTGTTGCTGGATGCTTATATCAACCACGATGCGATTTTGGAATCACCAGCACCGTCAGTGAAGTTCAGTCAGTTGACTCCTACGGGTATGGTGCTGAGCGTAACGGGCTATGTCAGCAGCCCGAGAATGGTCTCGGAAGCGAAGAGCGACCTGTTGTTTGAGATCATCAAGCGGTTACGGGCATCTAATATTCCGCTGGCTGTACCGCAGAAGATGGTGCTGGAAAACTCGGGGGTGGCGCTGACTGACGGCACTTCGGGCGAGGATAAATAA
- a CDS encoding protein phosphatase 2C domain-containing protein, whose translation MMNHNQKTGENTMALNFLQISNIISRWLLRKKSTTGLRRIVQLGAALATDVGMVRQENQDHVAALRGFDSNGQEYSVIALSDGIGGMKDGALCSAKAIGTFLGKIIEISKDKHANSPEQWLKAAALEANSRILQEYNETGGATLVAILHLKNQNPCWLSVGDSRIYSWDGKSVYQLSKDDTIAGQLGKQDKIDQEQTKLLQFIGSEAELDIHTGAIEAKESRNVLLTSDGVHYLSSSQDWFEKIITNSGDPGVCVKRLIDVSKWCGGPDNASVAVISISHQAESTAELEQDQLEIWDSFGELQIPVFFTDSGSIEKKLIDRNDHQKLEAKKDLLSESLSPEKTVPPEPKKTAKKRQRTPKKKIETQTNEQKLVKAPELFVDFPDKD comes from the coding sequence ATGATGAATCACAATCAAAAAACCGGCGAGAACACAATGGCTTTAAATTTCTTGCAAATATCAAACATCATCTCAAGATGGTTGCTCCGAAAGAAAAGCACCACTGGTTTAAGGCGTATCGTTCAACTTGGAGCCGCACTAGCCACAGATGTTGGAATGGTTAGACAAGAGAATCAAGATCATGTCGCAGCATTGCGTGGATTTGACTCTAATGGCCAAGAATATTCCGTAATAGCTCTCTCTGACGGCATTGGAGGCATGAAGGATGGGGCGCTTTGCTCCGCCAAAGCTATCGGAACGTTCCTTGGGAAAATTATTGAAATATCAAAAGATAAACATGCTAATAGCCCGGAGCAATGGTTAAAAGCTGCGGCACTCGAAGCAAATTCAAGAATTCTTCAGGAATACAATGAGACGGGGGGAGCTACGCTCGTTGCCATTCTACATTTAAAGAACCAAAACCCATGCTGGCTTAGTGTTGGTGATAGTCGCATATATAGCTGGGATGGAAAATCCGTCTATCAATTATCGAAAGACGACACTATTGCCGGCCAGCTTGGCAAACAAGACAAAATAGATCAGGAACAAACAAAGCTTCTCCAGTTTATAGGATCAGAAGCTGAGCTAGATATTCATACTGGAGCAATTGAGGCAAAGGAATCTCGTAATGTCTTGCTAACATCCGATGGGGTTCATTACTTATCTTCGTCGCAAGATTGGTTTGAGAAAATCATCACCAATAGCGGAGATCCTGGCGTATGCGTAAAAAGGCTAATCGACGTATCTAAATGGTGCGGAGGTCCTGACAATGCATCGGTTGCAGTCATATCCATCTCTCATCAAGCCGAATCAACCGCGGAATTGGAACAAGACCAACTGGAAATATGGGATTCCTTTGGAGAGTTGCAGATACCTGTATTTTTTACCGATTCTGGAAGCATTGAGAAAAAATTGATCGACAGAAATGATCACCAGAAATTAGAAGCAAAAAAAGATTTGCTATCAGAAAGCTTATCTCCTGAAAAAACAGTTCCTCCTGAACCCAAAAAAACAGCAAAGAAAAGGCAGCGCACACCAAAGAAAAAAATAGAAACCCAAACGAACGAACAAAAACTAGTAAAGGCGCCTGAGCTTTTTGTGGATTTTCCAGATAAAGACTAA
- a CDS encoding type II toxin-antitoxin system RelB/DinJ family antitoxin: MAVSDVVRARISSEVRAEEVAVLAEMGLSLSDVMRTFLMKIAKEKSIPFEMALTNSSEVQTKKESPSIILIIQ; encoded by the coding sequence ATGGCAGTCTCAGATGTCGTTCGTGCTCGGATTAGTTCAGAGGTTAGAGCTGAGGAAGTTGCAGTTTTAGCTGAAATGGGATTATCACTCTCAGATGTAATGAGAACTTTTCTCATGAAAATAGCGAAGGAAAAATCTATTCCATTTGAGATGGCATTAACAAACAGCTCAGAAGTCCAGACCAAGAAAGAATCGCCTTCAATTATTTTAATCATCCAGTAG
- a CDS encoding serine/threonine-protein kinase: protein MSGNLLPGALIGGRYQILNYLGEGGMQYVYVARDNLTERNVALKTPKNKSATKRFRRSAVVAARVNHPNVAKTLDYIKENESRYLIEELIVGSDMKAALLDKAEYLDPYLVAKILHHLAKGVAAAHHAGVVHRDLKPTNIMICGQYSLTELKVTDFGIAKMASEELLQAVEGGEESLTTSQTAVGALPYMAPEAIETPRDVTEAADIWSIGAMTYHLLCGQYPYGQGLRAVPKIVEAAEPEIPSFVMRNPQFSPLATEIIEIMLSCLRKNPNDRPTADDLVRKCSQLCYSISDRTIGVVNNFMHSAYGFITTEQGNVFYHKDSVYGDLPNIGDKVVLASYDGGYAPRALPVLKLSKN from the coding sequence ATGAGTGGAAATTTATTGCCTGGAGCACTGATAGGCGGCCGCTATCAAATACTCAATTACCTTGGTGAAGGAGGGATGCAATATGTTTATGTGGCGCGAGACAACCTAACAGAAAGAAATGTTGCTCTAAAAACCCCAAAAAACAAATCGGCAACAAAGCGATTTCGTCGAAGTGCCGTAGTCGCTGCAAGAGTCAATCATCCAAATGTGGCAAAAACCCTCGACTATATCAAAGAGAATGAATCAAGATACTTGATTGAGGAGCTGATAGTAGGGAGTGATATGAAGGCTGCTTTACTGGATAAAGCGGAATATCTCGATCCCTATCTGGTTGCCAAAATACTTCATCATCTTGCCAAGGGTGTTGCAGCAGCCCATCACGCAGGCGTAGTTCATCGTGATTTGAAGCCGACAAATATAATGATATGCGGGCAATACTCTCTCACAGAATTGAAAGTTACAGACTTTGGTATCGCAAAAATGGCTAGCGAAGAGTTACTACAAGCGGTTGAAGGTGGAGAAGAGAGCTTAACTACATCACAAACCGCTGTGGGTGCTCTACCCTACATGGCCCCGGAGGCGATTGAAACCCCCAGAGATGTTACCGAAGCAGCAGACATCTGGTCGATTGGGGCAATGACGTATCACCTGCTCTGCGGACAGTACCCCTATGGGCAGGGACTTCGGGCGGTTCCAAAAATTGTAGAAGCGGCAGAGCCAGAAATACCGTCATTCGTAATGAGAAACCCTCAATTTTCTCCGTTGGCTACAGAAATCATAGAAATAATGCTGTCTTGCCTTAGAAAGAATCCTAACGATCGTCCAACAGCAGATGATTTGGTTCGGAAATGCAGCCAGCTATGCTATTCCATTTCTGATCGCACTATCGGCGTGGTGAATAATTTTATGCATTCTGCCTATGGGTTTATTACAACTGAGCAAGGCAATGTTTTTTATCACAAGGATAGTGTTTACGGAGATTTACCTAACATTGGAGATAAGGTCGTCTTGGCTAGTTATGATGGTGGTTATGCACCAAGAGCACTCCCCGTACTGAAACTCTCAAAGAATTAA
- a CDS encoding D-amino-acid transaminase yields the protein MQRLVYVDGQYLEENEAKISVFDRGFLFADAVYEVTAVIDGKLVDFPDHITRLQRSCRELSLTLPVTAEALKDIHNELINKNDLQEGAIYLQLSRGNAGDRDFYFPSADVKSTLVLFTQARSLVGNPKATTGLHIVTTEDIRWHRRDIKTVSLLAASLAKEYAHANKADDAFFVEDGFITEGSSCNCYIVLHDNTVVTRPLSNDILHGITRQSLLKLAEKDGITLEERCFTQEEAYHAKEIFVSSATMLVLPVVRLDGKTIGDGKPGQITQRLREIYLDMIKQQEK from the coding sequence ATGCAACGTCTTGTTTACGTTGATGGACAGTATTTAGAAGAGAATGAAGCAAAAATTTCCGTATTTGACCGTGGTTTCCTGTTTGCCGATGCCGTCTATGAAGTGACTGCAGTAATCGATGGCAAGCTGGTTGATTTCCCCGACCATATCACTCGCCTGCAACGCTCCTGCCGCGAACTGTCGCTTACGCTGCCCGTCACCGCCGAGGCGCTCAAAGACATTCACAATGAGCTGATCAATAAAAACGATCTGCAAGAAGGCGCGATCTATTTACAGCTTAGCCGCGGCAATGCTGGCGATCGTGATTTCTATTTCCCGTCTGCGGACGTCAAATCCACACTGGTTTTATTCACTCAGGCTCGTTCGCTGGTCGGCAACCCGAAAGCCACAACAGGGCTACACATTGTCACCACCGAGGATATCCGCTGGCACCGCCGGGATATCAAAACTGTCAGCCTGCTCGCTGCCAGCCTGGCGAAAGAGTATGCCCACGCCAATAAGGCCGATGACGCCTTCTTTGTCGAAGATGGCTTCATTACCGAAGGCAGCTCTTGCAACTGCTACATCGTCCTGCATGACAACACGGTGGTGACCCGACCGCTTAGCAACGATATTTTGCACGGCATCACGCGTCAGTCGCTGCTCAAACTGGCAGAAAAGGATGGCATTACGCTAGAAGAACGCTGTTTTACACAGGAAGAGGCGTATCACGCCAAAGAGATTTTCGTCAGTTCAGCCACCATGCTCGTCCTCCCTGTCGTCAGGCTGGACGGCAAAACGATCGGTGACGGCAAACCAGGCCAAATAACTCAACGACTGCGTGAAATTTATCTCGATATGATTAAACAGCAGGAAAAATAG
- a CDS encoding tyrosine-type recombinase/integrase, translated as MPLNARQIETAKPQDKEYKLTDGAGLYLLIKPNGAKYWRLKYRIAGKEKKLSIGVYPDISLAEARLKREEARKIVASGGDPSEQKQVERQAKKINIDNTFKAIALEWHEYKRPNWSKGYAEDLMEAFENDIFPDIGKRPVAEVKPLEMLTTLRKLEKRGVLDKLRKIRQACNQVFRYAIVTGRAENNPASELASALPPPKATHYPHLLPDELPDFLRALSMYSGSKVTQLATRILMLTGVRTIELRQAEWKEFDFDKQLWEVPKERMKMRRPHLVPLSDQVIDALQQLQAITGRYNLVFPGRNDITKPMSEASINQVLKRIGYHGKATGHGFRHTMSTILHEQGYNTAWIELQLAHVDKNTIRGTYNHAQYLEQRRSMLQWYGDFVDGLEHGDVKKVVVMGKRK; from the coding sequence ATGCCACTTAATGCTCGACAGATAGAAACCGCCAAGCCACAAGACAAAGAATACAAACTCACTGACGGTGCGGGCCTTTATCTTCTGATAAAGCCGAATGGAGCCAAATACTGGCGTTTGAAGTACCGCATTGCAGGGAAAGAGAAAAAATTATCTATCGGTGTTTATCCTGATATCTCGCTGGCTGAAGCGAGACTAAAACGGGAAGAGGCTCGCAAAATCGTCGCCTCAGGTGGCGATCCTAGTGAACAAAAGCAGGTTGAAAGACAGGCTAAAAAAATCAACATTGATAACACCTTCAAAGCCATTGCTCTCGAATGGCATGAATATAAGCGTCCTAACTGGTCGAAGGGTTACGCTGAAGACCTGATGGAAGCCTTTGAGAACGATATTTTCCCAGATATCGGCAAACGTCCTGTTGCTGAAGTTAAGCCGCTGGAGATGCTAACCACTCTACGCAAACTGGAAAAACGCGGCGTACTCGACAAATTGCGTAAAATCCGCCAAGCCTGTAATCAGGTGTTCCGGTACGCGATTGTTACTGGTCGGGCGGAAAACAATCCAGCATCAGAATTGGCAAGCGCCCTTCCCCCACCAAAGGCTACGCACTACCCTCATCTGTTGCCGGATGAACTGCCGGATTTTCTACGCGCTTTATCAATGTATTCGGGGAGTAAGGTCACGCAACTGGCAACACGTATCCTGATGCTTACCGGCGTTCGTACTATCGAATTACGACAAGCAGAATGGAAGGAGTTTGATTTTGACAAACAGCTTTGGGAAGTACCGAAAGAACGCATGAAAATGCGCCGCCCTCACCTCGTTCCTCTCTCTGATCAAGTGATTGATGCGCTGCAACAGCTCCAGGCAATTACCGGGCGCTACAATCTGGTTTTCCCTGGACGTAACGACATCACCAAACCGATGAGTGAAGCCAGTATTAATCAGGTACTGAAACGAATTGGTTATCACGGCAAAGCAACAGGACACGGCTTTCGCCACACAATGAGCACCATACTGCACGAACAAGGCTATAACACTGCCTGGATCGAATTGCAGCTTGCTCATGTGGACAAAAATACGATTCGTGGGACGTATAACCATGCCCAGTATTTGGAGCAGCGGAGAAGCATGTTGCAGTGGTATGGGGATTTTGTTGATGGGCTGGAGCATGGGGATGTGAAGAAGGTTGTGGTGATGGGTAAGCGAAAGTAA